From bacterium:
TTGAAGGCCTATGCGGCAGGGGACAGCGTCGAGGCCCAACGTTATTGGGAAGAAGTCCTGAAGATCGATCCGCTCAACTTGAACGCCCTTAACAACCTGGCCCGGGTCAAGATGGAGGACAAACGGTGAAATTGACCCTGCGTTTTTTCCTCACCCATGGCGGGGTCGCCCTTCTTTCGATCCTGACGGGTTACGGGCTCCTTTGGGAGGGTTCCCGTATCCTCTACCTTCGTCAGACCCGGGAAGCCCAGCGAAAGGAACTGATGGATTTCACCCTGGCGGCCAAGGAATCCATGCTCCAGCGCGAGGATGTGGCGGTCCTGAACCTGATGCGCGCCATGGTCCGGGAGCCCGCCGTATCCTTCGTGGTCTATTCCAACCCGGGTATCGGCGCCAAGGTGGTTCTCCCGGCCCTGTATCAAAGGGAAGAATTCCGGGCGGACCGAACCGTTCCGGACCGCCGGTTCCTCAAGGATGGGACGGAAGTGGTCGAATGGTCCGCGCCGGTCCCCGCGGGAAAGGGGGAGCCGGGACGGGTCTGGATCGGTTATTCCCTGGCGGCTTTGGACAAGGACCTGCGGGACCAGACATCCCGGGGCCTCCTGTTGGGCGCCATCGCCGGGGGCGGTGCACTGGGCCTGGGCCTGCTTTTTTCCGTCCTCCTGGCCCGACAATTGGCCGCTCCCCTTCGCAAGATCCGGGACGGCACCCACTTGGTGCGGGAGGGGAAATTGAGCGCCTTGGTGGAGGTGGACCGCCGGGACGAGATCGGCGACCTGGCCCGGGATTTCAACGTCATGACCACCCAGTTGAAGGAACTGGACGAGATGAAGCGG
This genomic window contains:
- a CDS encoding HAMP domain-containing sensor histidine kinase — protein: MKLTLRFFLTHGGVALLSILTGYGLLWEGSRILYLRQTREAQRKELMDFTLAAKESMLQREDVAVLNLMRAMVREPAVSFVVYSNPGIGAKVVLPALYQREEFRADRTVPDRRFLKDGTEVVEWSAPVPAGKGEPGRVWIGYSLAALDKDLRDQTSRGLLLGAIAGGGALGLGLLFSVLLARQLAAPLRKIRDGTHLVREGKLSALVEVDRRDEIGDLARDFNVMTTQLKELDEMKRDFTAGVTHDLGTPLHAIRSAINFLQGGEAGPLTEKQAEYLLLVSNSAAHLTDFINNLLTTARIEAAKVDPFPEPVDVFAHVKEIVDLYQPQAREKGLRLSLVKRSHYISLSADVTMFRQIVLNLVSNAIKFTPSGEVEVVLSEEDGDFVLEVRDTGVGIDPAFHERIFEKFFRVHQPKGSPARQGSGLGLTIVKGLCEAHGGRVAVESVLGQGSRFRVVLPKQPRRY